A single region of the Silene latifolia isolate original U9 population chromosome 8, ASM4854445v1, whole genome shotgun sequence genome encodes:
- the LOC141597350 gene encoding ABC transporter G family member 32 isoform X1, which yields MWNSTAENAFARSESFRSDGDDEEALRWAALERLPTYKRVRRGIFRNMLGDFREVNVSQLEAEERKLVLDRLLDSVENDPKLFFDRMRRRFLAVDLGFPKVEVRFQHLTVETYVQIGSRALPTIPNFILNMSEAFLRKLHMYPGKRKKLTILDDISGIIRPSRLTLLLGPPSSGKTTFLLALAGRLGPALQMSGRITYNGHDLREFVPQRTSSYVSQQDCHAAEMTVRETLDLAARCQGVGSKYDMLLELARREKDSRFKPEEDLDIFMKALALNGQDTSFLVDYILKILGLDICADTPVGDEMIKGISGGQKKRLTTGELLAGQSRVLFMDEISNGLDSSTTYQIIKYLKHSTHALDETTVISLLQPAPETFELFDDIILLSEGQIVYQGARDKVLDFFASMGFACPERKNVADFLQEVTSKKDQAQYWSDPFRAHRYVPVERFAEAFHSFSVGTDVCRELATRFNKRNNHPAALSTSSYGVSKWELLKIGYSWQKLLMKRNSFIYIFKFIQLLLVASITMTVFFRTKMHHKTVDDGALYLGSLYFSMVIILFNGFTEVSMLVMKLPVLYKHRELHFYPCWVYTLPSWLLSIPTSLYESGVWVVVTYFVIGYDPSIIRLLKQFLLFFLLHQMSLGLFRVMGSLGRNMIVANTFGSFAMLVVMGLGGYIISKESIPKWWVWGFWLSPLMYGQNAVSVNEFLGHSWDKPFGNSRLGEAVLRSRNLFTESYWYWIGVGAMVGYIVVFNLLFTIFLTYLQPLGKRQAVISKAEYQEKEKTKIGESSVIQLREFFQHSGSLNGKGFVQKGMVLPFQPLSMTFSNINYYVDVPPEMKQQGVSEDKLQLLIDVTGAFRPGVLTALVGVSGAGKTTLMDVLAGRKTGGIIEGSIKISGYPKKQETFARVSGYCEQNDIHSPCLTVLESLLFSAWLRLSSDVDLGTQMAFVQEVMELVELSPLSGALVGLPGIDGLSTEQRKRLTIAVELVANPSIIFMDEPTTGLDARSAAIVMRTVRNIVNTGRTIVCTIHQPSIDIFESFDELLFMKRGGQVIYAGPLGRKSCKLVDYFEAVEGVQKIRPGYNPAAWMLEVTSMAEESRLGVDFAEVYKTSQLFQHNIELVDRLSKPPTNSKELNFPTIYSRSYFNQFLTCLWKQYLSYWRSPQYTAVRFFYTIIISLMLGSICWKFGSKRENQQDIVNAMGSLYAAVLFLGVTNGTAVQPVVSIERSVSYRERAAGLYSALPFAFAQVVIEFPYVFVQTVIYSTVFYSMAAFEWTPTKFIWYMFFTFFTVLYFTFYGMMTTAITPNHQVGAIIAAPFYMLWNLFSGFMIPYKRIPVWWRWYYWLNPVSWSLYGFLTSQYGDDNTLVKLSDGIHSLSISQLLNEGFGYRHDFVPVAGAVVVGFCLFFAFIFAYAVKSFNFQKR from the exons ATGTGGAATTCTACGGCGGAAAACGCCTTCGCGAGGTCGGAATCGTTCCGTAGCGACGGCGATGACGAGGAGGCGTTACGGTGGGCGGCATTGGAGAGACTTCCGACGTATAAGAGAGTACGTCGAGGAATATTTAGGAATATGCTTGGAGATTTTAGAGAAGTCAATGTTAGTCAACTTGAAGCTGAGGAACGTAAGCTTGTTTTGGATCGGTTATTGGATTCTGTTGAGAATGATCCTAAGTTGTTCTTTGATCGCATGCGACGCCGTTTTCTTGC GGTGGATCTGGGTTTTCCGAAGGTAGAAGTTCGCTTTCAGCATTTAACAGTTGAGACATACGTACAAATTGGAAGCAGAGCATTACCAACAATTCCTAACTTCATTTTGAACATGTCTGAG GCTTTCTTGAGGAAATTGCATATGTACCCAGGGAAAAGGAAGAAACTGACCATCTTAGACGATATTAGTGGAATCATCAGACCTTCTAG ATTGACCTTGTTACTAGGACCTCCCAGTTCCGGGAAGACAACTTTTCTTCTAGCTCTTGCTGGGCGCCTTGGACCTGCATTGCAG ATGTCAGGGAGAATCACATATAATGGGCATGATCTGCGCGAGTTTGTTCCTCAGAGGACATCATCATATGTAAGCCAACAAGACTGTCATGCTGCAGAGATGACTGTTAGGGAAACTCTTGATTTGGCTGCTCGTTGTCAAGGTGTTGGAAGCAAATACG ATATGCTACTGGAGCTTGCAAGAAGAGAAAAGGATTCTCGATTTAAACCAGAAGAAGACCTTGATATATTCATGAAG GCATTGGCTCTGAATGGACAGGACACGAGCTTTCTTGTAGATTACATTCTGAAG ATTTTAGGTTTAGATATATGTGCGGACACTCCAGTTGGCGATGAGATGATTAAAGGAATCTCTGGTGGCCAAAAGAAGAGGCTCACAACAG GTGAACTATTAGCTGGACAATCACGAGTGTTATTTATGGACGAAATATCAAATGGACTTGACAGTTCAACGACGTACCAGATTATAAAGTATCTAAAGCACTCAACTCATGCACTTGATGAGACGACGGTGATCTCTTTGTTGCAGCCTGCTCCTGAAACTTTTGAGCTTTTTGACGACATCATACTATTGTCTGAAGGTCAGATTGTTTATCAAGGGGCACGTGATAAAGTTCTTGATTTCTTTGCGTCCATGGGGTTTGCTTGTCCTGAAAGAAAGAATGTTGCTGATTTTTTGCAAGAG GTTACATCAAAGAAGGACCAGGCACAGTATTGGTCGGATCCCTTTCGAGCTCATCGATATGTTCCTGTAGAAAGATTTGCAGAAGCATTTCACTCTTTTAGTGTGGGCACCGATGTATGCCGTGAATTAGCCACTCGATTCAATAAAAGAAATAATCATCCTGCAGCTTTATCGACCTCTTCATATGGTGTCTCGAAATGGGAACTTCTCAAAATTGGATATTCGTGGCAGAAGCTCCTAATGAAAAGGAATTCTTTTATCTACATTTTCAAGTTCATACAG CTGCTATTAGTTGCTTCCATAACAATGACGGTATTCTTCCGTACAAAGATGCACCATAAAACAGTTGATGATGGAGCCCTCTATCTTGGTTCTTTGTACTTCTCTATGGTTATAATCCTTTTCAATGGGTTCACAGAAGTCTCCATGTTGGTGATGAAACTCCCAGTTCTCTACAAGCACAGGGAATTACACTTTTACCCTTGCTGGGTTTATACACTTCCATCTTGGCTCTTGAGTATTCCAACTTCTCTGTATGAATCTGGTGTTTGGGTGGTAGTCACGTATTTTGTCATTGGCTACGATCCTAGCATCATAAG ATTATTGAAGCAGTTCTTGTTATTCTTTCTCTTGCATCAGATGTCTTTGGGGCTCTTCCGTGTGATGGGGTCCCTGGGTCGAAATATGATAGTTGCCAACACATTTGGATCTTTTGCAATGTTGGTTGTCATGGGCCTTGGTGGATACATTATTTCAAAAG AAAGCATCCCTAAATGGTGGGTCTGGGGCTTCTGGCTATCTCCTCTTATGTATGGTCAAAATGCAGTATCAGTGAACGAGTTTCTTGGGCATTCGTGGGATAAG CCATTTGGGAATTCAAGACTAGGTGAAGCAGTGCTGAGATCAAGGAACTTATTTACCGAAAGTTACTGGTATTGGATTGGAGTAGGTGCCATGGTTGGATATATAGTCGTGTTCAATCTACTTTTCACCATCTTCCTCACCTACCTTCAGC CCCTTGGGAAGCGACAAGCTGTGATCTCTAAAGCGGAATACCAGGAGAAAGAAAAAACAAAGATAGGGGAAAGTTCTGTTATCCAGCTGAGGGAATTCTTTCAGCATTCGGGCTCATTAAATG GCAAAGGGTTCGTACAAAAGGGTATGGTTTTACCATTTCAACCGCTGTCAATGACGTTCAGCAACATCAATTATTATGTGGATGTTCCTCCG GAGATGAAACAACAAGGAGTATCAGAAGACAAATTGCAGTTATTAATTGATGTAACTGGAGCTTTTAGGCCTGGTGTGCTTACTGCATTGGTTGGTGTCAGCGGTGCTGGTAAAACTACACTCATGGATGTCTTAGCTGGCAGAAAAACGGGCGGGATCATAGAAGGGAGTATTAAAATATCTGGTTATCCTAAAAAACAAGAAACATTTGCTAGAGTTTCTGGTTACTGTGAACAGAATGATATCCATTCTCCTTGCTTGACCGTTCTAGAATCACTTCTGTTTTCTGCATGGTTGCGTTTGTCATCAGATGTCGACCTAGGAACCCAAATG GCCTTTGTTCAGGAAGTTATGGAACTTGTGGAGCTCTCTCCCTTAAGTGGGGCATTGGTTGGTCTACCTGGAATAGATGGGTTATCCACAGAGCAGAGAAAGAGGTTGACCATTGCAGTCGAATTGGTTGCTAATCCGTCGATTATTTTTATGGATGAGCCAACAACTGGATTGGATGCAAGGTCTGCAGCAATTGTAATGAGAACTGTACGAAATATCGTAAACACTGGTCGAACTATTGTCTGCACAATTCATCAGCCAAGCATCGACATTTTTGAATCTTTTGACGAG CTTTTGTTTATGAAACGCGGAGGACAAGTCATATATGCTGGTCCACTTGGAAGAAAATCTTGCAAGCTTGTTGATTATTTTGAG GCAGTAGAAGGGGTGCAAAAGATCAGACCAGGTTATAACCCTGCTGCGTGGATGCTCGAAGTTACTTCTATGGCAGAAGAATCACGTCTGGGTGTAGATTTTGCAGAAGTGTACAAAACATCACAACTGTTTCA GCATAACATAGAGTTGGTTGATCGTCTCAGCAAACCACCTACTAATTCAAAAGAATTAAACTTCCCAACGATATACTCCCGATCGTACTTCAATCAGTTCTTGACTTGTCTTTGGAAACAATATCTATCTTACTGGCGAAGTCCTCAGTATACGGCTGTCCGTTTCTTCTACACTATTATAATCTCATTGATGCTGGGATCAATTTGCTGGAAATTCGGTTCTAAAAG AGAAAACCAACAGGATATCGTCAATGCAATGGGGTCATTGTACGCAGCAGTTCTTTTTCTGGGAGTTACCAATGGTACAGCAGTTCAACCAGTTGTTTCAATCGAAAGATCAGTTTCCTATAGAGAACGAGCTGCAGGGTTGTATTCAGCTCTTCCTTTTGCATTCGCCCAG GTCGTTATCGAGTTCCCTTATGTTTTTGTGCAGACGGTCATTTACTCGACAGTCTTTTATTCCATGGCCGCATTTGAGTGGACACCAACAAAGTTCATTTGGTACATGTTTTTTACATTCTTCACAGTACTATACTTCACCTTCTATGGAATGATGACGACTGCCATCACACCCAACCACCAAGTGGGTGCCATTATCGCTGCTCCATTCTATATGTTGTGGAACCTCTTCAGTGGTTTCATGATTCCTTACAAA AGAATTCCTGTATGGTGGAGATGGTATTACTGGCTCAACCCGGTATCCTGGAGTTTATATGGCTTCCTGACTTCACAATACGGAGACGATAACACCCTGGTGAAGTTATCAGATGGGATCCACTCGctatcgatcagccaactgttgaATGAGGGTTTCGGATACAGACATGATTTTGTGCCAGTCGCAGGTGCCGTTGTAGTTGGCTTCTGTTTGttttttgctttcatttttgcttATGCAGTTAAATCGTTCAACTTCCAGAAAAGGTGA
- the LOC141597350 gene encoding ABC transporter G family member 32 isoform X2 encodes MSGRITYNGHDLREFVPQRTSSYVSQQDCHAAEMTVRETLDLAARCQGVGSKYDMLLELARREKDSRFKPEEDLDIFMKALALNGQDTSFLVDYILKILGLDICADTPVGDEMIKGISGGQKKRLTTGELLAGQSRVLFMDEISNGLDSSTTYQIIKYLKHSTHALDETTVISLLQPAPETFELFDDIILLSEGQIVYQGARDKVLDFFASMGFACPERKNVADFLQEVTSKKDQAQYWSDPFRAHRYVPVERFAEAFHSFSVGTDVCRELATRFNKRNNHPAALSTSSYGVSKWELLKIGYSWQKLLMKRNSFIYIFKFIQLLLVASITMTVFFRTKMHHKTVDDGALYLGSLYFSMVIILFNGFTEVSMLVMKLPVLYKHRELHFYPCWVYTLPSWLLSIPTSLYESGVWVVVTYFVIGYDPSIIRLLKQFLLFFLLHQMSLGLFRVMGSLGRNMIVANTFGSFAMLVVMGLGGYIISKESIPKWWVWGFWLSPLMYGQNAVSVNEFLGHSWDKPFGNSRLGEAVLRSRNLFTESYWYWIGVGAMVGYIVVFNLLFTIFLTYLQPLGKRQAVISKAEYQEKEKTKIGESSVIQLREFFQHSGSLNGKGFVQKGMVLPFQPLSMTFSNINYYVDVPPEMKQQGVSEDKLQLLIDVTGAFRPGVLTALVGVSGAGKTTLMDVLAGRKTGGIIEGSIKISGYPKKQETFARVSGYCEQNDIHSPCLTVLESLLFSAWLRLSSDVDLGTQMAFVQEVMELVELSPLSGALVGLPGIDGLSTEQRKRLTIAVELVANPSIIFMDEPTTGLDARSAAIVMRTVRNIVNTGRTIVCTIHQPSIDIFESFDELLFMKRGGQVIYAGPLGRKSCKLVDYFEAVEGVQKIRPGYNPAAWMLEVTSMAEESRLGVDFAEVYKTSQLFQHNIELVDRLSKPPTNSKELNFPTIYSRSYFNQFLTCLWKQYLSYWRSPQYTAVRFFYTIIISLMLGSICWKFGSKRENQQDIVNAMGSLYAAVLFLGVTNGTAVQPVVSIERSVSYRERAAGLYSALPFAFAQVVIEFPYVFVQTVIYSTVFYSMAAFEWTPTKFIWYMFFTFFTVLYFTFYGMMTTAITPNHQVGAIIAAPFYMLWNLFSGFMIPYKRIPVWWRWYYWLNPVSWSLYGFLTSQYGDDNTLVKLSDGIHSLSISQLLNEGFGYRHDFVPVAGAVVVGFCLFFAFIFAYAVKSFNFQKR; translated from the exons ATGTCAGGGAGAATCACATATAATGGGCATGATCTGCGCGAGTTTGTTCCTCAGAGGACATCATCATATGTAAGCCAACAAGACTGTCATGCTGCAGAGATGACTGTTAGGGAAACTCTTGATTTGGCTGCTCGTTGTCAAGGTGTTGGAAGCAAATACG ATATGCTACTGGAGCTTGCAAGAAGAGAAAAGGATTCTCGATTTAAACCAGAAGAAGACCTTGATATATTCATGAAG GCATTGGCTCTGAATGGACAGGACACGAGCTTTCTTGTAGATTACATTCTGAAG ATTTTAGGTTTAGATATATGTGCGGACACTCCAGTTGGCGATGAGATGATTAAAGGAATCTCTGGTGGCCAAAAGAAGAGGCTCACAACAG GTGAACTATTAGCTGGACAATCACGAGTGTTATTTATGGACGAAATATCAAATGGACTTGACAGTTCAACGACGTACCAGATTATAAAGTATCTAAAGCACTCAACTCATGCACTTGATGAGACGACGGTGATCTCTTTGTTGCAGCCTGCTCCTGAAACTTTTGAGCTTTTTGACGACATCATACTATTGTCTGAAGGTCAGATTGTTTATCAAGGGGCACGTGATAAAGTTCTTGATTTCTTTGCGTCCATGGGGTTTGCTTGTCCTGAAAGAAAGAATGTTGCTGATTTTTTGCAAGAG GTTACATCAAAGAAGGACCAGGCACAGTATTGGTCGGATCCCTTTCGAGCTCATCGATATGTTCCTGTAGAAAGATTTGCAGAAGCATTTCACTCTTTTAGTGTGGGCACCGATGTATGCCGTGAATTAGCCACTCGATTCAATAAAAGAAATAATCATCCTGCAGCTTTATCGACCTCTTCATATGGTGTCTCGAAATGGGAACTTCTCAAAATTGGATATTCGTGGCAGAAGCTCCTAATGAAAAGGAATTCTTTTATCTACATTTTCAAGTTCATACAG CTGCTATTAGTTGCTTCCATAACAATGACGGTATTCTTCCGTACAAAGATGCACCATAAAACAGTTGATGATGGAGCCCTCTATCTTGGTTCTTTGTACTTCTCTATGGTTATAATCCTTTTCAATGGGTTCACAGAAGTCTCCATGTTGGTGATGAAACTCCCAGTTCTCTACAAGCACAGGGAATTACACTTTTACCCTTGCTGGGTTTATACACTTCCATCTTGGCTCTTGAGTATTCCAACTTCTCTGTATGAATCTGGTGTTTGGGTGGTAGTCACGTATTTTGTCATTGGCTACGATCCTAGCATCATAAG ATTATTGAAGCAGTTCTTGTTATTCTTTCTCTTGCATCAGATGTCTTTGGGGCTCTTCCGTGTGATGGGGTCCCTGGGTCGAAATATGATAGTTGCCAACACATTTGGATCTTTTGCAATGTTGGTTGTCATGGGCCTTGGTGGATACATTATTTCAAAAG AAAGCATCCCTAAATGGTGGGTCTGGGGCTTCTGGCTATCTCCTCTTATGTATGGTCAAAATGCAGTATCAGTGAACGAGTTTCTTGGGCATTCGTGGGATAAG CCATTTGGGAATTCAAGACTAGGTGAAGCAGTGCTGAGATCAAGGAACTTATTTACCGAAAGTTACTGGTATTGGATTGGAGTAGGTGCCATGGTTGGATATATAGTCGTGTTCAATCTACTTTTCACCATCTTCCTCACCTACCTTCAGC CCCTTGGGAAGCGACAAGCTGTGATCTCTAAAGCGGAATACCAGGAGAAAGAAAAAACAAAGATAGGGGAAAGTTCTGTTATCCAGCTGAGGGAATTCTTTCAGCATTCGGGCTCATTAAATG GCAAAGGGTTCGTACAAAAGGGTATGGTTTTACCATTTCAACCGCTGTCAATGACGTTCAGCAACATCAATTATTATGTGGATGTTCCTCCG GAGATGAAACAACAAGGAGTATCAGAAGACAAATTGCAGTTATTAATTGATGTAACTGGAGCTTTTAGGCCTGGTGTGCTTACTGCATTGGTTGGTGTCAGCGGTGCTGGTAAAACTACACTCATGGATGTCTTAGCTGGCAGAAAAACGGGCGGGATCATAGAAGGGAGTATTAAAATATCTGGTTATCCTAAAAAACAAGAAACATTTGCTAGAGTTTCTGGTTACTGTGAACAGAATGATATCCATTCTCCTTGCTTGACCGTTCTAGAATCACTTCTGTTTTCTGCATGGTTGCGTTTGTCATCAGATGTCGACCTAGGAACCCAAATG GCCTTTGTTCAGGAAGTTATGGAACTTGTGGAGCTCTCTCCCTTAAGTGGGGCATTGGTTGGTCTACCTGGAATAGATGGGTTATCCACAGAGCAGAGAAAGAGGTTGACCATTGCAGTCGAATTGGTTGCTAATCCGTCGATTATTTTTATGGATGAGCCAACAACTGGATTGGATGCAAGGTCTGCAGCAATTGTAATGAGAACTGTACGAAATATCGTAAACACTGGTCGAACTATTGTCTGCACAATTCATCAGCCAAGCATCGACATTTTTGAATCTTTTGACGAG CTTTTGTTTATGAAACGCGGAGGACAAGTCATATATGCTGGTCCACTTGGAAGAAAATCTTGCAAGCTTGTTGATTATTTTGAG GCAGTAGAAGGGGTGCAAAAGATCAGACCAGGTTATAACCCTGCTGCGTGGATGCTCGAAGTTACTTCTATGGCAGAAGAATCACGTCTGGGTGTAGATTTTGCAGAAGTGTACAAAACATCACAACTGTTTCA GCATAACATAGAGTTGGTTGATCGTCTCAGCAAACCACCTACTAATTCAAAAGAATTAAACTTCCCAACGATATACTCCCGATCGTACTTCAATCAGTTCTTGACTTGTCTTTGGAAACAATATCTATCTTACTGGCGAAGTCCTCAGTATACGGCTGTCCGTTTCTTCTACACTATTATAATCTCATTGATGCTGGGATCAATTTGCTGGAAATTCGGTTCTAAAAG AGAAAACCAACAGGATATCGTCAATGCAATGGGGTCATTGTACGCAGCAGTTCTTTTTCTGGGAGTTACCAATGGTACAGCAGTTCAACCAGTTGTTTCAATCGAAAGATCAGTTTCCTATAGAGAACGAGCTGCAGGGTTGTATTCAGCTCTTCCTTTTGCATTCGCCCAG GTCGTTATCGAGTTCCCTTATGTTTTTGTGCAGACGGTCATTTACTCGACAGTCTTTTATTCCATGGCCGCATTTGAGTGGACACCAACAAAGTTCATTTGGTACATGTTTTTTACATTCTTCACAGTACTATACTTCACCTTCTATGGAATGATGACGACTGCCATCACACCCAACCACCAAGTGGGTGCCATTATCGCTGCTCCATTCTATATGTTGTGGAACCTCTTCAGTGGTTTCATGATTCCTTACAAA AGAATTCCTGTATGGTGGAGATGGTATTACTGGCTCAACCCGGTATCCTGGAGTTTATATGGCTTCCTGACTTCACAATACGGAGACGATAACACCCTGGTGAAGTTATCAGATGGGATCCACTCGctatcgatcagccaactgttgaATGAGGGTTTCGGATACAGACATGATTTTGTGCCAGTCGCAGGTGCCGTTGTAGTTGGCTTCTGTTTGttttttgctttcatttttgcttATGCAGTTAAATCGTTCAACTTCCAGAAAAGGTGA
- the LOC141597351 gene encoding pentatricopeptide repeat-containing protein At5g55740, chloroplastic, translating into MASPLFNTPSNIPNSLNGHSLKPKTPSNYHIKPKITNLTKHQQDNKSYFTNLSTFSRNGQIQEALSILSHMNNNGIQIGPEFYVELLQGCVSERNLYLGQQIHGLIIKKGDIYAKNEYIETKLIIFYAKCDDLVNVNKLFNRILSKNLFSWAAIIGLNSRLGYNEIALLGYCEILENGIFPDNFVIPNVLKSCGAKKCVLYGKGIHGYVIKMGFENCVYVASSLVDMYGKCEVLEDAKKVFDEMIERNDVVWNSMIVSYVQNGMNEEAMQLFYDMRFQGVEPTRVTISSLLSASANLGVLEEGRQGHALAVLYGLELGTILGSSVINFYAKVGLVEEAELVFKAMVEKDVVTWNLMVSCYVQHGLIEDAVEMCRLMRLRGLKFDCVTMASLFSACAKNDDVKLGKMGHCYCIRHNVVLDAVVVASMVDMYAKGGDLVYARRVFDSSSEKDLVVWNTLLAAYAELELSEEALKLFYEMQLQGFHPNVISWNSLLSALLRNHQVDEAKRMFSQMSIAGVEPNVVTWTTLLTGLVQNGFGFEAILLFKQMQEAGVKPNAVSLTALLSACISITSLILGKAVHGYIIKRWQQVSTEIVTSLVDMYAKCGSIAYAVKVFTVTSEKNLAVYNAMISAYGLHSQAQEALTLYKKMSVENIEPDDVTFTSILSACSHEGLVDQGLEVFADIMSVYNKKPTMEHYSCLVTLFSRCNDLDAAIKLILTMPFKPDEQILGYILSVCRERGEIELGEYISKYLFQLEQNTAANYVALSNLYAASGQWSESSKLRNVMKSRGLKKSPGCSWVQIGSECHVFSAGDRSHPQTEEIFTALALLQKEMRMKHDDFRSEIYSS; encoded by the coding sequence ATGGCTTCTCCACTATTCAACACCCCATCAAACATTCCAAACTCCCTTAATGGCCATTCCCTTAAACCCAAAACTCCTTCAAATTATCATATTAAACCCAAGATTACAAATTTAACTAAACACCAACAAGACAATAAATCATACTTCACAAATTTGTCTACATTCTCTAGAAATGGTCAAATTCAAGAAGCTCTTTCTATATTATCTCATATGAACAACAATGGTATTCAAATTGGTCCTGAATTCTATGTAGAATTACTTCAAGGATGTGTTTCTGAGAGAAATTTGTATCTTGGACAACAAATTCATGGATTAATCATCAAAAAAGGTGATATTTATGCAAAAAATGAGTATATTGAGACTAAATTAATCATTTTTTATGCAAAATGTGATGATTTAGTGAatgtaaataaattatttaacaGAATATTATCTAAAAATCTGTTTTCTTGGGCTGCTATAATTGGATTAAATTCTAGATTAGGATATAATGAAATTGCATTATTGGGTTATTGTGAAATTCTTGAAAATGGGATTTTTCCTGATAATTTTGTGATTCCTAATGTATTGAAATCATGTGGTGCAAAAAAATGTGTTTTATATGGGAAAGGGATTCATGGGTATGTAATTAAAATGGGTTTTGAAAATTGTGTTTATGTTGCAAGTAGTTTAGTTGATATGTATGGAAAATGTGAGGTTTTGGAAGATGCAAAGAAAGTGTTTGATGAAATGATTGAGAGAAATGATGTTGTTTGGAATTCAATGATTGTAAGTTATGTACAAAATGGGATGAATGAGGAAGCAATGCAATTGTTCTATGACATGAGATTTCAAGGGGTTGAGCCTACTAGGGTTACGATTTCGAGTTTGTTATCTGCTTCAGCAAATTTAGGTGTGTTAGAGGAAGGTAGGCAAGGTCACGCTTTGGCGGTTTTGTATGGTTTGGAGTTGGGAACTATATTGGGAAGTTCGGTTATTAACTTTTACGCGAAGGTTGGTTTGGTTGAGGAGGCCGAATTAGTTTTCAAGGCGATGGTGGAGAAGGATGTTGTTACTTGGAATTTGATGGTTTCTTGTTATGTTCAACATGGATTGATTGAGGATGCGGTTGAAATGTGTCGTTTGATGAGATTACGAGGGTTGAAGTTTGATTGTGTTACAATGGCGTCTTTGTTTTCCGCTTGTGCTAAGAATGATGATGTAAAACTTGGTAAGATGGGACATTGCTATTGTATAAGACATAATGTTGTCTTGGATGCGGTTGTTGTAGCTAGTATGGTGGATATGTATGCTAAAGGCGGGGATTTGGTTTATGCAAGGCGGGTATTTGACTCGTCCTCAGAGAAGGATCTTGTAGTATGGAACACGCTGTTAGCTGCTTACGCAGAGCTTGAACTTAGTGAGGAAGCCTTGAAGCTATTTTACGAGATGCAATTGCAGGGTTTTCATCCAAATGTGATATCATGGAATTCATTGCTTTCGGCACTTTTAAGGAATCATCAAGTCGATGAAGCAAAACGTATGTTTTCTCAAATGTCGATAGCTGGTGTTGAACCTAATGTAGTAACCTGGACTACTCTTCTGACAGGTCTGGTTCAAAATGGGTTTGGTTTCGAGGCAATACTGCTCTTTAAGCAAATGCAAGAAGCGGGAGTTAAACCAAATGCCGTGAGTCTGACTGCCTTACTCTCCGCTTGCATTAGTATCACATCCTTAATACTTGGAAAAGCTGTTCACGGATATATAATCAAGCGATGGCAGCAAGTCTCTACGGAAATTGTGACTTCTTTGGTAGACATGTATGCAAAATGCGGTAGCATAGCTTATGCAGTGAAGGTTTTTACCGTGACTTCAGAAAAGAACTTGGCCGTGTACAATGCTATGATTTCTGCTTACGGATTACACAGCCAAGCGCAAGAAGCATTGACGTTATATAAGAAAATGTCGGTGGAGAACATAGAGCCAGATGATGTAACTTTCACTAGCATCCTTTCGGCTTGTAGCCATGAAGGGCTGGTTGATCAGGGTTTAGAGGTTTTTGCTGATATCATGTCGGTATATAACAAAAAGCCGACCATGGAACACTACAGTTGTCTGGTAACGCTTTTTTCTCGATGCAATGATCTAGATGCGGCTATTAAGCTCATTTTAACGATGCCATTTAAGCCAGATGAGCAAATTTTAGGATACATTCTATCTGTCTGCAGAGAACGGGGTGAGATTGAACTTGGTGAATATATATCTAAGTACTTATTTCAACTGGAACAAAATACTGCTGCAAATTATGTGGCACTTTCGAATTTATATGCAGCGAGTGGACAGTGGAGTGAGTCATCGAAATTGAGGAATGTCATGAAAAGTCGGGGCTTGAAGAAGAGTCCTGGCTGCAGTTGGGTCCAAATAGGGAGTGAATGTCATGTATTTTCTGCTGGTGATAGATCACATCCTCAAACGGAAGAAATCTTCACGGCACTTGCGTTGTTACAGAAGGAGATGAGGATGAAACATGATGATTTCAGATCGGAAATCTATTCTTCTTGA